TGAGCATACTGCAGGCTACGAAGAGCGTTACCAGAAGCTCGCGGACCGCCTGAACGCACTGGATCTGAAGTTCACCGAAGAGCTGGGCAAGCTGCCTAACAAGGAGATTGTCGTATCTCATCAGGCTTTCTCGTATCTGGCACGTGACTACGGCCTGTCGCAGCATGCCATTATGGGGCTGTCGCCGGACGCTGAGCCGCGCGGGCAGGATCTGGTGAAGCTGGCGGCGCTGGTCAAGGCAGAGGGCATCCGTTATATTTTCTTCGAGGAGCTTGTCTCTGATAAGCTGGCTAAGACCCTGGCAAGTGAGACGGGTGTATCCACGATGGTACTGAACCCGGTAGAAGGATTGACTGAGGCTCAGCAGAAGAACGGGGACAACTATTTCACCTTAATGGAGAAAAATTTGCAAAATCTCATTCTGGCCTTACAATAATAAGGAAAGTATAAGTAAGGAAAGTATAAGTGAAAGGCGGTACTTCACATGCAACCGGTATCCCTGGACTGCCATCAGCATATGATCGAAATACAGGATTTGTCCTTCTCCTACGGGGAACAGAAGGTCATTTCGAACTTGAATTATACGGTAAAAGAACGTGATTTCCTCGGTATCCTCGGTTCTAACGGTGCCGGCAAGACGACACTGCTTAAGATGATTGTCGGCCTGTTGCCTGCTTCAAGCGGTGAGATCCGGCTGTTCGGCCAGCCGGTAAGGAAGTTCAAAGACTGGGAGCGTATCGGCTATGTGCCGCAGAAGAATGCGTTCAACCCGTTGTTCCCGGCAACGGTCCGTGAGGTCGTATTGTCCGGCCTGTACAACAACAAGAACCTGATCCGGCGGGTCTCGAAGGCCCAGCACCGGCAGTGTGAGGATGCCCTGGAAGTCATGCGGATTCAGGATATTGCGGAGAAAAGAGTCGGCCAGCTGTCCGGCGGCCAGCAGCAGCGTGTATTCCTGGCACGCGCGCTGATCAACCACCCGGATCTGCTGATTCTGGATGAGCCTACCGTCGGCATTGATGCCGAGACCCAGGCCGGATTCTTCGAGCTGATCATGCACATGCATGCCCATCATCATATGACCTTCCTGATGGTGTCGCATGATATCGACATGATGAAGAATTACCTGGGCAGCGAGCCGGTCCAGAAGAACGGTAAAATCAACTTCTATTGCCGCCACTCGCATGAGGCGCAGAACTGTGAAGTCGATAATTTACAGCATACGTTGTCCTGATAACTGTCGTCAATCATTTGGAGCACCCATTGTACAACATTGGACGACCTAGTAGACCATCAGACTTAAACAAGTGATTTCATTCCATAAATGGGGTAAGGGATGAAGCTGCGTTCATAGTGAAAAACAGGGATAAGTGTATTCTGTACAACTAAAAACAGTGAAACGGGTGGACATCCTCGTCTAATTGTAGTCTGTACAACTAAATTTGCCCGGATGGGCGAAAATCCAGAACTAGAGGCATTTTAAATGCAGGAAATACAACTAAACGGAGATTTGTCGGCACATCCGGCGATTTAGTTGTACAAATTACAACTAAGCCTACCCCGTGCACCTTCATCAGGGCGAGGTAAACCCTCAGCAAGCCATTAGTTAAAGTATTTCTCACACGTTTAAATCCCATTTCCAGTGAAGCGTATCCCGAAGGGAGGCAAAGCGTTCCTTCCGCAAACGTCCCTAAGCAGCGAAAATCGGTCCTCCCACGCCAATTGCACTCAGCGGGTGTCCAGAGGGCGGAGCCCTTGGGGCCCTCCCTTCGGGAAGGGAGGGTTTGGGAGGGATCTCGAAAAGGGTTTGATAAAGGGTTTGATAAAGCTTTTCGCATGATTCGCATGAAAGGTTTATATTTGAAAGGTAGGAGACATTCATCTTGGAAATCCTGTTTAGTGATTTTTTCCAGCGGGCGCTGGCCGGCGGGCTGATGATTGGCATTACGGCGCCGCTAATCGGCGTTTTTCTGGTGCTGCGGCGTCTGTCCATGATTGGAGATACACTGGCGCATGTTACGATTGCCGGGGTAGCGCTGGGTTTTCTGACCGGCTTTTATCCGTTGGGGGCGGGGCTGATCTTTGCGGTCGTGGCCTCATTTGCCATTGAGAAGCTGCGCAAAGCCTACAAAAGCTACGCTGAGCTGTCCATTGCGATCATCATGTCGGGCGGTGTAGCGCTGGCCTCACTATTTTTCACCCTGGGCAAAGGGTATAATGCAGATGTAATGAGCTATTTGTTCGGCAGCATCTATACGCTCAATACAACGGATCTTGTCGTGGTGGGAATCGTAACGATTGCGGTTGTAGTCGTCGTAACCTTATTCTTCAAGGAATTCTTCCTGCTCAGCTTCGAGGAGGATGCGGCCAGTGTCAGCGGACTTCCGGTGAAGCTGCTCAATATGCTGATTACGGTGTTAACGGCTCTGGTGATCAGTACGGCGATCAAGATTGTCGGCTCGCTGCTGGTCTCTGCGCTGTTGACCATTCCTGTAGCCATTAGTCTGCTGCTGTCCCGGAGCTTCAAGTCTTCAGTTATTCTGTCGGTGGCGATTGCCGAGATTGCTGTCACTTCCGGACTGGTCATTGCTGGAGTATGGAATCTGGCTCCGGGAGCAACGATTGTTCTGCTGTTAATTGCACTATTGACTCTAACCCTCATCGGCAAAAAAGGGCTGCCAGCCTAAAAATTAAGCGTACAACCGGCCGCCCTTTGCACCAACTACATAACTGTATCTGTACTGTTGCTACATGAAGTGACCCGAGTGACCCCGACTATGGAAGGAGATGCGCCCGTGTCCAACCTGAATGCAGGAATCGCTTTTGCCGCCGGAGTGGCGTCATTCATATCGCCTTGCTGCCTGCCGCTCTATCCCTCTTATCTATCTTATATTACCGGCTTATCGGTCCAGGAGCTGAAGAGCGGCAGCAACAGCAAAGAGGTCCGTCTCCGGACCCTCTCGCATACGCTGGCGTTCATATTGGGCTTCTCGGCAGTGTTCTATACGCTTGGTTTTGGAGCTGGCTTGTTCGGTGAATTCTTCAATGGCCAGCGGGATTTGATCCGTCAGTTGTCGGCAATCTTAATCATTGTCATGGGGCTCTTTCTGCTGGGGATATTCCAACCGCAGTTTCTGCTCCGGGAACGCAAGCTGGAGCTGCGATGGAAGCCTGCCGGGTACCTCGGCTCCTTCATTTTCGGCATCGGATTCTCGGCAGGCTGGTCGCCCTGCATAGGTCCCATTCTAACTGCTATTATTGCGTTATCGGCCAGTGATCCCGGAACATGGTTTACAATGATTACGGCATACAGTATCGGCTTTGCCCTGCCGTTCTTCGGACTGGCCTTTTTCCTGGGCGGGGCGCGCAAGATCCTGAAATACTCCAACCTGCTGATGAAGCTGGGCGGCGGGCTGATGGTATTCATGGGCATTCTGCTGTTCACCGACCAGATGTTCCGCATTACGATTTGGCTGCAGGGCATCACGCCGCGCTGGCTGATTTTCTAAGAGAAACTTAAGTGAAATAATCAATCCCCGCTTCCGGAAATTGTTCAAAAATCCGCTCTGTGATGAATTCGCGCAGGGCGGTTTGCTGTTCGTCCGGGTAGACATATTTGTTCTGTCCCCATTTCCCCCATTTCTTCTTGCGTTTCTCAATATCCATCTCCAGCTTCGACTTCGGATAACGCTTCTCGATCACGGTCTTGGCCGTCTTAGTGAAGCGGTGCTGGATCATCTCAAAGGTCAGCCCCTTGCCAATTCCCGGCGGCAGCGCATGCGCCAGCTTCTCCAGCAGCTCGCTGTAGCCTTCTTCCCAGCCGTCATGCCAGATAATAGGGGCAATGATGAAGCCCAGCGGATACCCGGAACGGGCGATCTGTCCGGCGGCCTCAATCCGTTCCTCGAAACGTGAGGTGGCTGGCTCAAAGTTCTTAATCACATAATCTGCGTTCACGCTGAAGCGAACACGGGTATGGCCGTTATGCTTCAGCTTCAGCAGCGGCTCGACATGCTGGTATTTGGTCACGAAGCGCAGCCGCCCGAGCGGCTCTTCCGCCATGAATTCGATCAGCTCCGTCAGCGAGCCGGTAATATGCTCAAGGCCAAGCGGGTCTGAGGTACAGGCTGCTTCGAATGTCGTAATTTCCGGGGAGCGCTCGGTGATATATTTTTTGGCTGCATCGATGATGTCCCCGGTGTTGACATAGACACGGATGTAGGGCTTCGCACCCAGCGTGGTCTGCAGGTAACAATAATGGCAGTGGCCCATGCACCCGGTGGCAATAGGAATTGCATAATCGGCAGACGGCTTCGACTGGTCAAAAGTAAGCGTCTTGCGCAAGCCGACCACAAGCGTCCGTTTGGCGATTTTGTATTGCTCGACTTCCGTCTCGCCCGGCAGATTGGTGATCCGGTTATGCGAGGTGGTCATGCGGTAGGGAATATTGCGGGACTTGACCCACTCCATAATCCGCTCCCCTTTGGGATAATTCAGCGCATCAGGTTCAAAGAACACCAGTTCCGGGATGAAGAGGCCGGTGGGCTTGCGTATTCTTTTGGCAGGAGGGCGTTCGGGTGTGATTAAGCTCATGATTTCACGCTCCTTAGGGATGAGGATAACGTTATTGTGCCAATCCGCAGGCGAATGGAATCATGGTAAACATCACTAAGCGGGGAAGCGGATGACCGGCAGGACTTGCCAAGGAGCGGCAGAAGCATGTATCATTGTTAGAGCAAGGCCCGGTCCCACCGTTACGCTCATTATAGAAAAGAGGTAAGCTAGAATGCCAACACCCAGCATGGAGGATTATTTGGAGCGCATATACAAGCTCATCGACGAGAAGGGTTATGCGCGGGTCTCGGATATTGCCGAGGGGCTGGAAGTCCATCCCTCCTCTGTGACCAAGATGATCCAAAAACTGGATAAGGACGAATATCTCATCTATGAGAAATATCGTGGGCTTGTCCTAACAAGCAAAGGAAAAAAAGTGGGGAAACGTCTTGTGGACCGCCATCAGCTGCTGGAGGAGTTCCTCGGGATTATTGGGGTACAGCAAGAGCATATTTATAAGGATGTTGAAGGCATTGAGCATCACTTGAGCTGGGATTCCATCACCCGGATCGAAACGCTGGTGGAATATTTCCGCCGGGATGAAGCGCGTGTGCAGACCTTGTACGATATTCACCATGAGATAGCCAGCGATTCATAAACGTGGCTTTTTTTGTTTGATTAGCGCAACCTTTCCAGTTTTTTTACGTCAAAACGGGTACCGTTCCTTTTTCACCTAAGGAAGGCTTCCGTTTACAAAAGAACGGCCTTCTCCCTGAACAGAGGATGAGAGGGCTGTTTTTGTACATAAATATAATTTTACAATCTGGGAGGAATTATGAATTACCGTAAATGGATTATGGCATTACTTGTGCTTATATTGTGTCTTCCGGTGTGGACGCCGAAGGTCAAGGCAGCTTCTGTGCAAATCACCATTGAACTGGATGGGGAGACGCTGAACCCGGATGTGCCGCCTTATATTACACGTACTAACGTTACGATGGTGCCGGCCGGAGTGATTAGCCAGGGACTGGGTGCCGGTGTGAAATGGGATCAGGCCAGTAAGACAGCAACCATCAGCAAGGATAATAATGTACTGCAGCTGACCAGCGGCAAAACAAGCGCAATCGTTAACGGTGCTGCCGTCCGTCTGGATACTTCTGTGCAGATCTCGCAGGGGCGGGTGATGGTACCGCTTCGCTTTGTAAGCGAGCAGCTTGGGCTTCAGGTAGTCTGGGATCAGGCTACGAAGCATATTTCCTTATATTCCGGCATGGAGATCGGCGGGCCTTCTACACCTGTGACGCCGACCGTTCCGACAGTGCCTACACCAACGGTACCTACGCCATCTGTGCCTATCCCAACGGTGCCGTCACCAACCGTACCTTCCATTCCTGGTGTCAAGACCGGGAAGGCGATGAAGGGTGCCTGGGTATCTACCGTGTATAATCTGGATTGGCCCTCAACGTCTTCGGCAGGCAATCCGGACAAGCAGAAGAAGGAGTTCGACAGCCTGCTGGACAAGCTGAAGGCGGCCGGATTCAATAGTGTATTCGTCCAGGTCAGACCTTCCGGTGATGCGCTCTATCCTTCACAGATCGTGCCCTGGTCCAAGGTGCTTAGCGGGACTCAGGGTAAGGAGCCCGGCTATGATCCGCTGGCCTATATGGTTAACAGTGCCCATAGCCGGGGAATGCAGCTGCACGCCTGGTTCAATCCGTTCCGGGCTACAACCGACGCTTCTACCAGCAGTCTAGCCCCTAACCATGTCGCTAAGCTTCATCCGGACTGGATTGTTAAGGCGGAGAACAAGCTGTACATCAATCCGGGGATTCCGGAAGCGCGGCAGCATATCATTGACACGGTGATGGAGGTAGTCAGAGGATATGATGTCGACGGGGTGCATCTGGATGATTACTTCTATCCGTCCAATGTAGCTTTTGCCGATGACACAGCCTTCAAGACCTACAATACACAAGGGATTACCAGCAAAGGCAACTGGCGGCGGGATAATATCAACCAGTTCATCCGTCAGCTGGGGCAGGAGATTCATGCAGTGAAGCCTTCCGTCTCTTACGGAGTCAGCCCGTTCGGGGTATGGCGCAACAAAAAAGCGGACAGCACCGGCTCAGATACTACAGCAGGGGTGTCAGCCTATGATGATATGTATGCGGATGTGCGCACCTGGATTCAGAACGGCTGGATCGATTATGTAGCCCCGCAGGTCTACTGGAGCCTCTCTTTCAGCGCCGCCCGTTATGATAAGCTGGTGGACTGGTGGGTGAATGAGGTTAAGGGAACGAAGGTTAAGCTGTACATCGGTCTGGCTTCCTACAAGGTTGGAGATACCAAGCAGACAGCGGAATGGCAGAGCGGAGATCAGATTATCAACCAGCTCAAATATAATGAGAAATACGATGAGGTATCAGGCAGCATCCTGTTCCGGGCGAATGATATTGTGGTTCGTGACCCGTACGGGCTGGCCAGTCTGCTCAGCTTCTATTTCAAGAGTTAAGTCATGAATAGTCCCCCGTGCTCATAGATAACAATACATTCTATGGAACGGGGGTTTGTCATGTATGGAGATTAACGCAGTATTTGAAGGCGGGGGAGTCAAAGGAATTGCCCTGGCAGGTGCGGTGGAGGCGACGGAACGCGCGGGACGCACCTTCGGGCGGGTAGCAGGAACCTCATCCGGTTCGATCATTGCCTCGCTGCTGGCAGCGGGGTACAGCGGGGAGATCATGAGCCGGATTATCCGGCGAACACCGTTCACCTCTTTTCTGAAGCGGGGAGCACTCTACAACACCGCCTTTGTTGGGCCGGCCTTGCGTGTGCTGCTCAAGAAAGGACTGTACTCAGGTCAGGCGCTGGAATCGTGGATACGCGGCTTGCTGCTGGAGCAGGGGATAGTTACGTTCCGGGATCTGCCGCGCGGCAAGCTGCGGGTGATTACATCGGACATTACCAACGGGCGGATTGTGGTGCTGCCTGATGATCTGGTGCTGTACGGGATCGAGCCTGAGCGCTTCGAAGTTGCCAAGGCGGTGCGGATGAGCTGCAGCATTCCGTATTTCTTCGATCCGGTGATCCTGCGGCTGGCCGGAGAGGCGGCCCGGGGGAAATCGTTCAGCGGGCAGCTGGTCTATATGGTGGACGGGGGAGTGCTGAGTAATTTCCCGCTCTGGCTGTTCGATGAGAAGAAGGACGGCTTCCTCTCGCCGCAGCGCAGGACACCAACGATCGGCTATCAGCTGATCGGGAAGACGGCTCCGCAGCCTCATCATATTACGGGGCCATTCAGCATGCTGGAGGCAATGGTGGAGACGATGCTCTCCGCGCATGATGAACGCTATATTGAGACGGATAAATTCGTTCGTACGGTCAAAATCCCTACGCTGGGTATCTCCACCACCGAGTTTCATATTACACAGGCACAGACGGACGCCTTGTATACGGCGGGCATCGCAGCCGGAGAAGAGTTCTTCGCTAACTATCGTCCGGCACCGCCGTCCTGCACCCGGAGGGAAGCCCTTGATCCCGCAGGTTCAAGGCGGTAACAAAATAACCCCACAAAGTGCGGCTTTAGCTTAGAAGATGAGTCAGGTGCTTTGCGGGGGCCCCAAAAACAAAAAAAGGCATCCCGCACGTGATTTGATCACGTGGGGATGCCTCTTGCAGCTCTACTTCGTTAACATTCAGTATTCAGTGATATTTGGGCAACTGATCGTCATTCTTACCCTTGCTGCCTTCGATGACCTGGAAGGGATAGCTTTTGCGCTTACCGGGTGAACCAGTGGTCTTGCGGATGCCGGCAACCTTGGACATCGTCTTGGCTGAAGGCTTAACCTTGGTGCGCGAACGGCCGGGTCCGCCGCCCATTCTTCCGGGGGCTACCTTGTAGGCGTAATACAACAGTCCCAGCAGAATCAGGGGTAAGATGAAGATGGACAGGGCCATCAGGCCGCGTGCCATAATATCTACCACCAGGCCCCATACGGCAAGAGCTGTTGTAATCCAAAATATCAAAGCATGTCTGATCATGGGCTAATCATCCTTTCGCAGGATCCAAAATGCCGCCTGACACACTTGCCTCCGAATATCCTTTTGCTTCAATTGCAGCGTCCAGCTCCCGCATCCGGTTGAAGGAAGCGATCGACACCTCTACCATATCGTCCTTAGGCTCCTTGGTAGTCAACAGCTGCAGCCACAGGCCCGGGTACCCCAGATACTTGAGGCCGGGAATATCTCTTACCGCATTCGTGCCCTTCAGTACCTCGAACGAGATTCCAATGACCACCGGCAAAAGAACGATACGCTGCAGCACCCGTTCCATCAGGGAATCCCACGGGACGACTGAGTAGATAATTACACCGAGGATAATCGTCAGCATCATGAAGCTGCTTCCGCAGCGGTAATGCAGACGGCTGTATTTCTGTACGTTCGCTACGGTCAGCTCTTCACCGGCTTCGAAGGCGCTGATGACCTTATGCTCAGCTCCGTGATACTGGAAGAGCCGCTTGATCACTGGCGTCTGGGAGATCGCCCAGAGATAGACGAGCAGGAGAACCAGCTTAATGCCGCCTTCCACAAGGTTGTGCAGAATATAGTTGTCAAATACATTCTTGAACAAAAAATCTTCTACGAATACCGGGACCAGCGTAAAAATCAGCTTGCCGAACAGGAAAGACAAAATCCCCATTACAGCTACACCGAAGATCATTCCGAGGCTCCAGCCTTCGTCCTTCTTTTTGTCCTTACCCTTCGCCTGCTGCTTGGCAAGCTCTTCCGGCTCCGTCTCGTCCTCGGCATAAGATTCTGCCGAATAGTTCAGATGCTTCGAGCCTTTGGCGCTGGAATCTATAATACTGACAATGCCGCGAAGCAGCGGAATCTTGCGCAGTTTAAGGACCCAGCTCTTATCGCTCTTCGGCACCTCCAAAAATGTAATCTCCTGATTCTTTCGTCTTACTGCTGTTACGTTGACATGCTTGCCGCCGAACATGACGCCTTCGATGACGGCTTGGCCGCCGTAACTGGGAGTTTCCTGGGACAACCAATTCACCTTCCCGTATATTGATATGATTTATATAATACATTGTAACTAATTTTTAAACACATTACTAGTTGGATTGCCGTCAGTTGTACATACTAGGCATAGAGAGCGGAGTGGAAACCGGATTAACCCCATACCGAAAGAGAGGCGGCTCTATGAGTTCTTCCAGCAAGCCCAAAAACGTTCAGACGAATCCTTTTTATTTCTCCATTGAACTAGGTTATTTCGCCGGTTTAATCTGGGGGGGATTGCACTGGCTGATGTATGTTCTGCACTTTACCAAGGTCATTCCGGGTTTTTTGGCGGAGCCTTTTTTCAAGCATGAATTTCTGTTGACCCCTGCCGGACAGCTGCTCGGTTATTTATGCTTCATTGTACTCTCCGTATTGGCTTCCCTGATCTACGTGTTTATTTTCCGGAAGCTTAACGGCCCTTGGCCTGGGATGATATACGGGGTGCTGTGTTGGTCGGTCCTGTTCCTTGCCTGCTCGCGCTTATTCCTGCTCCAGCCTCCGTTCAA
The window above is part of the Paenibacillus sp. FSL H8-0048 genome. Proteins encoded here:
- a CDS encoding cytochrome c biogenesis CcdA family protein produces the protein MEGDAPVSNLNAGIAFAAGVASFISPCCLPLYPSYLSYITGLSVQELKSGSNSKEVRLRTLSHTLAFILGFSAVFYTLGFGAGLFGEFFNGQRDLIRQLSAILIIVMGLFLLGIFQPQFLLRERKLELRWKPAGYLGSFIFGIGFSAGWSPCIGPILTAIIALSASDPGTWFTMITAYSIGFALPFFGLAFFLGGARKILKYSNLLMKLGGGLMVFMGILLFTDQMFRITIWLQGITPRWLIF
- a CDS encoding DUF1385 domain-containing protein: MFGGKHVNVTAVRRKNQEITFLEVPKSDKSWVLKLRKIPLLRGIVSIIDSSAKGSKHLNYSAESYAEDETEPEELAKQQAKGKDKKKDEGWSLGMIFGVAVMGILSFLFGKLIFTLVPVFVEDFLFKNVFDNYILHNLVEGGIKLVLLLVYLWAISQTPVIKRLFQYHGAEHKVISAFEAGEELTVANVQKYSRLHYRCGSSFMMLTIILGVIIYSVVPWDSLMERVLQRIVLLPVVIGISFEVLKGTNAVRDIPGLKYLGYPGLWLQLLTTKEPKDDMVEVSIASFNRMRELDAAIEAKGYSEASVSGGILDPAKG
- the splB gene encoding spore photoproduct lyase, which translates into the protein MSLITPERPPAKRIRKPTGLFIPELVFFEPDALNYPKGERIMEWVKSRNIPYRMTTSHNRITNLPGETEVEQYKIAKRTLVVGLRKTLTFDQSKPSADYAIPIATGCMGHCHYCYLQTTLGAKPYIRVYVNTGDIIDAAKKYITERSPEITTFEAACTSDPLGLEHITGSLTELIEFMAEEPLGRLRFVTKYQHVEPLLKLKHNGHTRVRFSVNADYVIKNFEPATSRFEERIEAAGQIARSGYPLGFIIAPIIWHDGWEEGYSELLEKLAHALPPGIGKGLTFEMIQHRFTKTAKTVIEKRYPKSKLEMDIEKRKKKWGKWGQNKYVYPDEQQTALREFITERIFEQFPEAGIDYFT
- a CDS encoding patatin-like phospholipase family protein → MEINAVFEGGGVKGIALAGAVEATERAGRTFGRVAGTSSGSIIASLLAAGYSGEIMSRIIRRTPFTSFLKRGALYNTAFVGPALRVLLKKGLYSGQALESWIRGLLLEQGIVTFRDLPRGKLRVITSDITNGRIVVLPDDLVLYGIEPERFEVAKAVRMSCSIPYFFDPVILRLAGEAARGKSFSGQLVYMVDGGVLSNFPLWLFDEKKDGFLSPQRRTPTIGYQLIGKTAPQPHHITGPFSMLEAMVETMLSAHDERYIETDKFVRTVKIPTLGISTTEFHITQAQTDALYTAGIAAGEEFFANYRPAPPSCTRREALDPAGSRR
- the mntR gene encoding transcriptional regulator MntR — encoded protein: MPTPSMEDYLERIYKLIDEKGYARVSDIAEGLEVHPSSVTKMIQKLDKDEYLIYEKYRGLVLTSKGKKVGKRLVDRHQLLEEFLGIIGVQQEHIYKDVEGIEHHLSWDSITRIETLVEYFRRDEARVQTLYDIHHEIASDS
- a CDS encoding YqhR family membrane protein; the encoded protein is MSSSSKPKNVQTNPFYFSIELGYFAGLIWGGLHWLMYVLHFTKVIPGFLAEPFFKHEFLLTPAGQLLGYLCFIVLSVLASLIYVFIFRKLNGPWPGMIYGVLCWSVLFLACSRLFLLQPPFKLPWNTVISEFCLFLLWGLFIGYTAAIEYTDERKREQQTKLA
- a CDS encoding family 10 glycosylhydrolase, producing the protein MNYRKWIMALLVLILCLPVWTPKVKAASVQITIELDGETLNPDVPPYITRTNVTMVPAGVISQGLGAGVKWDQASKTATISKDNNVLQLTSGKTSAIVNGAAVRLDTSVQISQGRVMVPLRFVSEQLGLQVVWDQATKHISLYSGMEIGGPSTPVTPTVPTVPTPTVPTPSVPIPTVPSPTVPSIPGVKTGKAMKGAWVSTVYNLDWPSTSSAGNPDKQKKEFDSLLDKLKAAGFNSVFVQVRPSGDALYPSQIVPWSKVLSGTQGKEPGYDPLAYMVNSAHSRGMQLHAWFNPFRATTDASTSSLAPNHVAKLHPDWIVKAENKLYINPGIPEARQHIIDTVMEVVRGYDVDGVHLDDYFYPSNVAFADDTAFKTYNTQGITSKGNWRRDNINQFIRQLGQEIHAVKPSVSYGVSPFGVWRNKKADSTGSDTTAGVSAYDDMYADVRTWIQNGWIDYVAPQVYWSLSFSAARYDKLVDWWVNEVKGTKVKLYIGLASYKVGDTKQTAEWQSGDQIINQLKYNEKYDEVSGSILFRANDIVVRDPYGLASLLSFYFKS
- a CDS encoding metal ABC transporter permease — encoded protein: MEILFSDFFQRALAGGLMIGITAPLIGVFLVLRRLSMIGDTLAHVTIAGVALGFLTGFYPLGAGLIFAVVASFAIEKLRKAYKSYAELSIAIIMSGGVALASLFFTLGKGYNADVMSYLFGSIYTLNTTDLVVVGIVTIAVVVVVTLFFKEFFLLSFEEDAASVSGLPVKLLNMLITVLTALVISTAIKIVGSLLVSALLTIPVAISLLLSRSFKSSVILSVAIAEIAVTSGLVIAGVWNLAPGATIVLLLIALLTLTLIGKKGLPA
- a CDS encoding metal ABC transporter ATP-binding protein, which produces MQPVSLDCHQHMIEIQDLSFSYGEQKVISNLNYTVKERDFLGILGSNGAGKTTLLKMIVGLLPASSGEIRLFGQPVRKFKDWERIGYVPQKNAFNPLFPATVREVVLSGLYNNKNLIRRVSKAQHRQCEDALEVMRIQDIAEKRVGQLSGGQQQRVFLARALINHPDLLILDEPTVGIDAETQAGFFELIMHMHAHHHMTFLMVSHDIDMMKNYLGSEPVQKNGKINFYCRHSHEAQNCEVDNLQHTLS